In Monodelphis domestica isolate mMonDom1 chromosome 3, mMonDom1.pri, whole genome shotgun sequence, the following proteins share a genomic window:
- the LOC130457875 gene encoding zinc finger protein 345-like isoform X4 — translation MQAINSDFEVKEMSTKLSLFMEGSSSQRCMNEGPCDFILKEICESPVKANKNLRSDCEFGESAEKFCQYSALTQYMKLTSGNNCDQDSKYQQYFFEEVGLVQSSEKPMYEGKVGQMSFGWSSDLIRHPKSEPVNMDSVSDSGGRPFNQNSELATHQRIYTREIPYDCKQYGNAFTEIESLAKHQNIHIVEKPYIFNDSGKAFTVSGDLAVHQSFHTGEKFYECKQCGKTFTKRNNLTVHQRIHTGEKPYECEHCGKAFTVRANLAAHQRIHTGEKPYACKHCGKAFTKRASLDVHQRIHTGEKPYECKQCGKAFTERGNLAVHQRIHTGEKPYACKHCGKAFRKSASLAEHQRIHTGEKPYECKQCGKAFKERGHLAVHQRIHTGEKPYECKQCGKAFTQRSHLTVHQRIHTGEKPYKCKHCGKAFSQRGSLAAHQSIHTGEKPYECKQCGKAFTKRNNLTVHQRIHTGEKPYKCKHCGKAFTVRANLAVHQRIHTGEKPYECKQCGKTFRKRHNLTVHQRIHTGEKCYACKHCGKAFTKRASLAVHHRIHTREKPHECKQCGKAFKERGHLAVHQRIHTGEKPYECKHCGKAFMWWGFLSAHQRIHTGEKSCECKQCGKAFSQRGHLATHQSIHTVEKPYEFEHCGKVFTASGDLGVHQRIHTGEKPYECKQCGKSFTKRNNLTAHQRIHTGEKPYQCQHCGKAFTFRANLAEHERIHTGEKPYECKQCGKSFLRWGFLSQHQRIHTGEKPYECKQCGKAFSQRGHLAAHQSIHTGEKPYKCKQCGKSFTKRDYLVVHQTVHTGDEPYSMG, via the exons ATGCAGGCAATTAATTcag ATTTTGAAGTGAAGGAGATGTCTACAAAGTTGAGCCTTTTTATGGAAGGATCTAGCTCCCAAAGATGTATGAATGAGGGTCCCTGTGACTTCATTTTGAAAGAAATCTGTGAGTCTCCTGTCAAAGCAAATAAAAATCTAAGGAGTGACTGTGAATTTGGTGAAAGTGCAGAGAAATTCTGCCAATATTCAGCCCTAACTCAGTATATGAAATTGACTTCAGGAAATAACTGTGATCAGGATAGCAAATATCAGCAATACTTTTTTGAAGAAGTAGGACTTGTTCAATCATCTGAGAAACCCATGTATGAAGGTAAAGTGGGCCAAATGTCCTTTGGCTGGAGTTCAGACCTCATTAGACATCCAAAAAGTGAACCTGTAAACATGGATTCTGTAAGTGATAGTGGTGGGAGACCTTTCAATCAGAACTCTGAGcttgctacacatcagagaatctATACTAGAGAGATACCTTATGACtgtaaacaatatggaaatgcttTTACAGAGATAGAATCTCTTGCTAAGCATCAGAACATCCACATTGTAGAGAAACCTTATATATTTAATGActctggaaaggcttttacagtgAGTGGtgatcttgctgtacatcagagcttccacactggagagaaattttatgaatgtaaacaatgtggaaagactttcacaaaGAGGAACaatcttactgtacatcagagaatccatactggagagaaaccttatgaatgtgaacactgtggaaaggcttttacagtgAGGGCcaatcttgctgcacatcagagaatccacactggagagaaaccttatgcatgtaaacactgtggaaaggctttcacaaagAGGGCCAGTCTTgatgtacatcagagaatccatactggagagaaaccttatgaatgtaaacaatgtggaaaggctttcacagagaggGGCAATCTTGCTgtacaccagagaattcacactggagagaaaccttatgcatgtaaacactgtggaaaggctttcagaaagAGCGCCagtcttgctgaacatcagagaatccatactggagagaaaccttatgaatgtaaacaatgtggaaaggctttcaaagaGCGGGgtcatcttgctgtacatcagaggattcacactggagagaaaccttatgaatgtaaacaatgtggaaaggctttcacacagaggagcCATCTTACTgtccatcagagaatccacactggagagaaaccttataaatgtaaacactgtggaaaggctttttctCAGAGGGGctctcttgctgcacatcagagcattcacactggagagaaaccttatgaatgtaaacagtgtggaaaggctttcacaaagAGGAACaatcttactgtacatcagagaatccacactggagagaaaccttataaatgtaaacactgtggaaaggcttttacagtgAGGGccaatcttgctgtacatcagagaatccacacaggtgagaaaccttatgagtgtaaacaatgtggaaagactttcagaaaGAGACACaatcttactgtacatcagagaatccatactggagagaaatgtTATgcatgtaaacactgtggaaaggctttcacaaagAGGgccagtcttgctgtacatcacaGAATCCATACTAgagagaaacctcatgaatgtaaacaatgtggaaaggctttcaaagaGAGGGgtcatcttgctgtacatcagagaattcacactggagagaaaccttatgaatgtaaacactgtggaaaggctttcatgtGGTGGGGATTTCTttctgcacatcagagaatccacactggagagaaatcctgtgaatgtaaacaatgtggaaaagctttttCACAGAGGGGCCatcttgctacacatcagagTATCCACACTgtagagaaaccttatgaatttGAACACTGTGGAAAAGTTTTTACTGCGAGTGGCGATCTTggtgtacatcagagaatccacactggagagaaaccttatgaatgtaaacaatgtggaaagagtTTCACAAAGAGGAACAATCttactgcacatcagagaattcatactggagagaaaccttatcaatgtcaacactgtggaaaggcttttacatttAGGGCCAATCTTGCTGaacatgagagaatccacactggagagaaaccttatgaatgtaaacaatgtggaaagtcTTTTCTGCGTTGGGGCTTTCTTtctcaacatcagagaatccacactggagagaaaccctatgaatgtaaacagtgtggaaaggctttttcaCAGAGGGGCCATCTTGCTGCCCATCAGAGTatacacactggagagaaaccttataaatgtaaacaatgtggaaaatcTTTCACAAAGAGGGACTATCTTGTTGTACATCAGACAGTCCACACTGGAGATGAACCTTATTCTATGGGataa
- the LOC130457875 gene encoding zinc finger protein 420-like isoform X2 encodes MDPRKGTNTEVRGSGQCRPFPEGDVLVRTGQGEKLPTGAWRGRWGCPSPHAMGGALLSGAHRGILPPPQGPQGGPSREPTARGMAPGTLRLPSQESIAFKDVAVDFTQEEWCLLDHSQKELYLEVMLENVQNLLSVVEDFEVKEMSTKLSLFMEGSSSQRCMNEGPCDFILKEICESPVKANKNLRSDCEFGESAEKFCQYSALTQYMKLTSGNNCDQDSKYQQYFFEEVGLVQSSEKPMYEGKVGQMSFGWSSDLIRHPKSEPVNMDSVSDSGGRPFNQNSELATHQRIYTREIPYDCKQYGNAFTEIESLAKHQNIHIVEKPYIFNDSGKAFTVSGDLAVHQSFHTGEKFYECKQCGKTFTKRNNLTVHQRIHTGEKPYECEHCGKAFTVRANLAAHQRIHTGEKPYACKHCGKAFTKRASLDVHQRIHTGEKPYECKQCGKAFTERGNLAVHQRIHTGEKPYACKHCGKAFRKSASLAEHQRIHTGEKPYECKQCGKAFKERGHLAVHQRIHTGEKPYECKQCGKAFTQRSHLTVHQRIHTGEKPYKCKHCGKAFSQRGSLAAHQSIHTGEKPYECKQCGKAFTKRNNLTVHQRIHTGEKPYKCKHCGKAFTVRANLAVHQRIHTGEKPYECKQCGKTFRKRHNLTVHQRIHTGEKCYACKHCGKAFTKRASLAVHHRIHTREKPHECKQCGKAFKERGHLAVHQRIHTGEKPYECKHCGKAFMWWGFLSAHQRIHTGEKSCECKQCGKAFSQRGHLATHQSIHTVEKPYEFEHCGKVFTASGDLGVHQRIHTGEKPYECKQCGKSFTKRNNLTAHQRIHTGEKPYQCQHCGKAFTFRANLAEHERIHTGEKPYECKQCGKSFLRWGFLSQHQRIHTGEKPYECKQCGKAFSQRGHLAAHQSIHTGEKPYKCKQCGKSFTKRDYLVVHQTVHTGDEPYSMG; translated from the exons ATGGACCCCAGAAAAGGGACCAACACGGAAGTGCGGGGCTCAGGCCAGTGCAGGCCCTTCCCCGAGGGGGATGTTCTGGTCAGAACAGGCCAAGGGGAGAAGCTGCCAACCGGAGCCTGGCGGGGCCGGTGGGGGTGCCCGAGCCCACATGCCATGGGAGGAGCCCTGCTCTCGG gCGCACACAGAGGAATTCTGCCACCCCCTCAAGGACCCCAGGGTGGCCCCAGCAGAGAGCCCACAGCCAGAGGAATGGCCCCCGGGACCCTGAGGCTCCCCTCCCAG GAATCAATagcattcaaggatgtggctgtggacttcacccaggaagAGTGGTGTCTACTGGAccattctcagaaagagctgtacctggaggtcatgctggagaatgtgcagaatctactctctgtgg tggAAGATTTTGAAGTGAAGGAGATGTCTACAAAGTTGAGCCTTTTTATGGAAGGATCTAGCTCCCAAAGATGTATGAATGAGGGTCCCTGTGACTTCATTTTGAAAGAAATCTGTGAGTCTCCTGTCAAAGCAAATAAAAATCTAAGGAGTGACTGTGAATTTGGTGAAAGTGCAGAGAAATTCTGCCAATATTCAGCCCTAACTCAGTATATGAAATTGACTTCAGGAAATAACTGTGATCAGGATAGCAAATATCAGCAATACTTTTTTGAAGAAGTAGGACTTGTTCAATCATCTGAGAAACCCATGTATGAAGGTAAAGTGGGCCAAATGTCCTTTGGCTGGAGTTCAGACCTCATTAGACATCCAAAAAGTGAACCTGTAAACATGGATTCTGTAAGTGATAGTGGTGGGAGACCTTTCAATCAGAACTCTGAGcttgctacacatcagagaatctATACTAGAGAGATACCTTATGACtgtaaacaatatggaaatgcttTTACAGAGATAGAATCTCTTGCTAAGCATCAGAACATCCACATTGTAGAGAAACCTTATATATTTAATGActctggaaaggcttttacagtgAGTGGtgatcttgctgtacatcagagcttccacactggagagaaattttatgaatgtaaacaatgtggaaagactttcacaaaGAGGAACaatcttactgtacatcagagaatccatactggagagaaaccttatgaatgtgaacactgtggaaaggcttttacagtgAGGGCcaatcttgctgcacatcagagaatccacactggagagaaaccttatgcatgtaaacactgtggaaaggctttcacaaagAGGGCCAGTCTTgatgtacatcagagaatccatactggagagaaaccttatgaatgtaaacaatgtggaaaggctttcacagagaggGGCAATCTTGCTgtacaccagagaattcacactggagagaaaccttatgcatgtaaacactgtggaaaggctttcagaaagAGCGCCagtcttgctgaacatcagagaatccatactggagagaaaccttatgaatgtaaacaatgtggaaaggctttcaaagaGCGGGgtcatcttgctgtacatcagaggattcacactggagagaaaccttatgaatgtaaacaatgtggaaaggctttcacacagaggagcCATCTTACTgtccatcagagaatccacactggagagaaaccttataaatgtaaacactgtggaaaggctttttctCAGAGGGGctctcttgctgcacatcagagcattcacactggagagaaaccttatgaatgtaaacagtgtggaaaggctttcacaaagAGGAACaatcttactgtacatcagagaatccacactggagagaaaccttataaatgtaaacactgtggaaaggcttttacagtgAGGGccaatcttgctgtacatcagagaatccacacaggtgagaaaccttatgagtgtaaacaatgtggaaagactttcagaaaGAGACACaatcttactgtacatcagagaatccatactggagagaaatgtTATgcatgtaaacactgtggaaaggctttcacaaagAGGgccagtcttgctgtacatcacaGAATCCATACTAgagagaaacctcatgaatgtaaacaatgtggaaaggctttcaaagaGAGGGgtcatcttgctgtacatcagagaattcacactggagagaaaccttatgaatgtaaacactgtggaaaggctttcatgtGGTGGGGATTTCTttctgcacatcagagaatccacactggagagaaatcctgtgaatgtaaacaatgtggaaaagctttttCACAGAGGGGCCatcttgctacacatcagagTATCCACACTgtagagaaaccttatgaatttGAACACTGTGGAAAAGTTTTTACTGCGAGTGGCGATCTTggtgtacatcagagaatccacactggagagaaaccttatgaatgtaaacaatgtggaaagagtTTCACAAAGAGGAACAATCttactgcacatcagagaattcatactggagagaaaccttatcaatgtcaacactgtggaaaggcttttacatttAGGGCCAATCTTGCTGaacatgagagaatccacactggagagaaaccttatgaatgtaaacaatgtggaaagtcTTTTCTGCGTTGGGGCTTTCTTtctcaacatcagagaatccacactggagagaaaccctatgaatgtaaacagtgtggaaaggctttttcaCAGAGGGGCCATCTTGCTGCCCATCAGAGTatacacactggagagaaaccttataaatgtaaacaatgtggaaaatcTTTCACAAAGAGGGACTATCTTGTTGTACATCAGACAGTCCACACTGGAGATGAACCTTATTCTATGGGataa
- the LOC130457875 gene encoding zinc finger protein 665-like isoform X1 → MDPRKGTNTEVRGSGQCRPFPEGDVLVRTGQGEKLPTGAWRGRWGCPSPHAMGGALLSGAHRGILPPPQGPQGGPSREPTARGMAPGTLRLPSQESIAFKDVAVDFTQEEWCLLDHSQKELYLEVMLENVQNLLSVGLPVPTETFISCFQQRKAPCLVEQKVPRNFFPVEDFEVKEMSTKLSLFMEGSSSQRCMNEGPCDFILKEICESPVKANKNLRSDCEFGESAEKFCQYSALTQYMKLTSGNNCDQDSKYQQYFFEEVGLVQSSEKPMYEGKVGQMSFGWSSDLIRHPKSEPVNMDSVSDSGGRPFNQNSELATHQRIYTREIPYDCKQYGNAFTEIESLAKHQNIHIVEKPYIFNDSGKAFTVSGDLAVHQSFHTGEKFYECKQCGKTFTKRNNLTVHQRIHTGEKPYECEHCGKAFTVRANLAAHQRIHTGEKPYACKHCGKAFTKRASLDVHQRIHTGEKPYECKQCGKAFTERGNLAVHQRIHTGEKPYACKHCGKAFRKSASLAEHQRIHTGEKPYECKQCGKAFKERGHLAVHQRIHTGEKPYECKQCGKAFTQRSHLTVHQRIHTGEKPYKCKHCGKAFSQRGSLAAHQSIHTGEKPYECKQCGKAFTKRNNLTVHQRIHTGEKPYKCKHCGKAFTVRANLAVHQRIHTGEKPYECKQCGKTFRKRHNLTVHQRIHTGEKCYACKHCGKAFTKRASLAVHHRIHTREKPHECKQCGKAFKERGHLAVHQRIHTGEKPYECKHCGKAFMWWGFLSAHQRIHTGEKSCECKQCGKAFSQRGHLATHQSIHTVEKPYEFEHCGKVFTASGDLGVHQRIHTGEKPYECKQCGKSFTKRNNLTAHQRIHTGEKPYQCQHCGKAFTFRANLAEHERIHTGEKPYECKQCGKSFLRWGFLSQHQRIHTGEKPYECKQCGKAFSQRGHLAAHQSIHTGEKPYKCKQCGKSFTKRDYLVVHQTVHTGDEPYSMG, encoded by the exons ATGGACCCCAGAAAAGGGACCAACACGGAAGTGCGGGGCTCAGGCCAGTGCAGGCCCTTCCCCGAGGGGGATGTTCTGGTCAGAACAGGCCAAGGGGAGAAGCTGCCAACCGGAGCCTGGCGGGGCCGGTGGGGGTGCCCGAGCCCACATGCCATGGGAGGAGCCCTGCTCTCGG gCGCACACAGAGGAATTCTGCCACCCCCTCAAGGACCCCAGGGTGGCCCCAGCAGAGAGCCCACAGCCAGAGGAATGGCCCCCGGGACCCTGAGGCTCCCCTCCCAG GAATCAATagcattcaaggatgtggctgtggacttcacccaggaagAGTGGTGTCTACTGGAccattctcagaaagagctgtacctggaggtcatgctggagaatgtgcagaatctactctctgtgg GACTTCCAGTTCCTACAGAAACTTTTATCTCCTGTTTTCAGCAACGAAAAGCACCATGTCTGGTAGAGCAAAAAGTCCCAAGGAACTTCTTTCCAG tggAAGATTTTGAAGTGAAGGAGATGTCTACAAAGTTGAGCCTTTTTATGGAAGGATCTAGCTCCCAAAGATGTATGAATGAGGGTCCCTGTGACTTCATTTTGAAAGAAATCTGTGAGTCTCCTGTCAAAGCAAATAAAAATCTAAGGAGTGACTGTGAATTTGGTGAAAGTGCAGAGAAATTCTGCCAATATTCAGCCCTAACTCAGTATATGAAATTGACTTCAGGAAATAACTGTGATCAGGATAGCAAATATCAGCAATACTTTTTTGAAGAAGTAGGACTTGTTCAATCATCTGAGAAACCCATGTATGAAGGTAAAGTGGGCCAAATGTCCTTTGGCTGGAGTTCAGACCTCATTAGACATCCAAAAAGTGAACCTGTAAACATGGATTCTGTAAGTGATAGTGGTGGGAGACCTTTCAATCAGAACTCTGAGcttgctacacatcagagaatctATACTAGAGAGATACCTTATGACtgtaaacaatatggaaatgcttTTACAGAGATAGAATCTCTTGCTAAGCATCAGAACATCCACATTGTAGAGAAACCTTATATATTTAATGActctggaaaggcttttacagtgAGTGGtgatcttgctgtacatcagagcttccacactggagagaaattttatgaatgtaaacaatgtggaaagactttcacaaaGAGGAACaatcttactgtacatcagagaatccatactggagagaaaccttatgaatgtgaacactgtggaaaggcttttacagtgAGGGCcaatcttgctgcacatcagagaatccacactggagagaaaccttatgcatgtaaacactgtggaaaggctttcacaaagAGGGCCAGTCTTgatgtacatcagagaatccatactggagagaaaccttatgaatgtaaacaatgtggaaaggctttcacagagaggGGCAATCTTGCTgtacaccagagaattcacactggagagaaaccttatgcatgtaaacactgtggaaaggctttcagaaagAGCGCCagtcttgctgaacatcagagaatccatactggagagaaaccttatgaatgtaaacaatgtggaaaggctttcaaagaGCGGGgtcatcttgctgtacatcagaggattcacactggagagaaaccttatgaatgtaaacaatgtggaaaggctttcacacagaggagcCATCTTACTgtccatcagagaatccacactggagagaaaccttataaatgtaaacactgtggaaaggctttttctCAGAGGGGctctcttgctgcacatcagagcattcacactggagagaaaccttatgaatgtaaacagtgtggaaaggctttcacaaagAGGAACaatcttactgtacatcagagaatccacactggagagaaaccttataaatgtaaacactgtggaaaggcttttacagtgAGGGccaatcttgctgtacatcagagaatccacacaggtgagaaaccttatgagtgtaaacaatgtggaaagactttcagaaaGAGACACaatcttactgtacatcagagaatccatactggagagaaatgtTATgcatgtaaacactgtggaaaggctttcacaaagAGGgccagtcttgctgtacatcacaGAATCCATACTAgagagaaacctcatgaatgtaaacaatgtggaaaggctttcaaagaGAGGGgtcatcttgctgtacatcagagaattcacactggagagaaaccttatgaatgtaaacactgtggaaaggctttcatgtGGTGGGGATTTCTttctgcacatcagagaatccacactggagagaaatcctgtgaatgtaaacaatgtggaaaagctttttCACAGAGGGGCCatcttgctacacatcagagTATCCACACTgtagagaaaccttatgaatttGAACACTGTGGAAAAGTTTTTACTGCGAGTGGCGATCTTggtgtacatcagagaatccacactggagagaaaccttatgaatgtaaacaatgtggaaagagtTTCACAAAGAGGAACAATCttactgcacatcagagaattcatactggagagaaaccttatcaatgtcaacactgtggaaaggcttttacatttAGGGCCAATCTTGCTGaacatgagagaatccacactggagagaaaccttatgaatgtaaacaatgtggaaagtcTTTTCTGCGTTGGGGCTTTCTTtctcaacatcagagaatccacactggagagaaaccctatgaatgtaaacagtgtggaaaggctttttcaCAGAGGGGCCATCTTGCTGCCCATCAGAGTatacacactggagagaaaccttataaatgtaaacaatgtggaaaatcTTTCACAAAGAGGGACTATCTTGTTGTACATCAGACAGTCCACACTGGAGATGAACCTTATTCTATGGGataa
- the LOC130457875 gene encoding zinc finger protein 665-like isoform X3: MAPGTLRLPSQESIAFKDVAVDFTQEEWCLLDHSQKELYLEVMLENVQNLLSVGLPVPTETFISCFQQRKAPCLVEQKVPRNFFPVEDFEVKEMSTKLSLFMEGSSSQRCMNEGPCDFILKEICESPVKANKNLRSDCEFGESAEKFCQYSALTQYMKLTSGNNCDQDSKYQQYFFEEVGLVQSSEKPMYEGKVGQMSFGWSSDLIRHPKSEPVNMDSVSDSGGRPFNQNSELATHQRIYTREIPYDCKQYGNAFTEIESLAKHQNIHIVEKPYIFNDSGKAFTVSGDLAVHQSFHTGEKFYECKQCGKTFTKRNNLTVHQRIHTGEKPYECEHCGKAFTVRANLAAHQRIHTGEKPYACKHCGKAFTKRASLDVHQRIHTGEKPYECKQCGKAFTERGNLAVHQRIHTGEKPYACKHCGKAFRKSASLAEHQRIHTGEKPYECKQCGKAFKERGHLAVHQRIHTGEKPYECKQCGKAFTQRSHLTVHQRIHTGEKPYKCKHCGKAFSQRGSLAAHQSIHTGEKPYECKQCGKAFTKRNNLTVHQRIHTGEKPYKCKHCGKAFTVRANLAVHQRIHTGEKPYECKQCGKTFRKRHNLTVHQRIHTGEKCYACKHCGKAFTKRASLAVHHRIHTREKPHECKQCGKAFKERGHLAVHQRIHTGEKPYECKHCGKAFMWWGFLSAHQRIHTGEKSCECKQCGKAFSQRGHLATHQSIHTVEKPYEFEHCGKVFTASGDLGVHQRIHTGEKPYECKQCGKSFTKRNNLTAHQRIHTGEKPYQCQHCGKAFTFRANLAEHERIHTGEKPYECKQCGKSFLRWGFLSQHQRIHTGEKPYECKQCGKAFSQRGHLAAHQSIHTGEKPYKCKQCGKSFTKRDYLVVHQTVHTGDEPYSMG; this comes from the exons ATGGCCCCCGGGACCCTGAGGCTCCCCTCCCAG GAATCAATagcattcaaggatgtggctgtggacttcacccaggaagAGTGGTGTCTACTGGAccattctcagaaagagctgtacctggaggtcatgctggagaatgtgcagaatctactctctgtgg GACTTCCAGTTCCTACAGAAACTTTTATCTCCTGTTTTCAGCAACGAAAAGCACCATGTCTGGTAGAGCAAAAAGTCCCAAGGAACTTCTTTCCAG tggAAGATTTTGAAGTGAAGGAGATGTCTACAAAGTTGAGCCTTTTTATGGAAGGATCTAGCTCCCAAAGATGTATGAATGAGGGTCCCTGTGACTTCATTTTGAAAGAAATCTGTGAGTCTCCTGTCAAAGCAAATAAAAATCTAAGGAGTGACTGTGAATTTGGTGAAAGTGCAGAGAAATTCTGCCAATATTCAGCCCTAACTCAGTATATGAAATTGACTTCAGGAAATAACTGTGATCAGGATAGCAAATATCAGCAATACTTTTTTGAAGAAGTAGGACTTGTTCAATCATCTGAGAAACCCATGTATGAAGGTAAAGTGGGCCAAATGTCCTTTGGCTGGAGTTCAGACCTCATTAGACATCCAAAAAGTGAACCTGTAAACATGGATTCTGTAAGTGATAGTGGTGGGAGACCTTTCAATCAGAACTCTGAGcttgctacacatcagagaatctATACTAGAGAGATACCTTATGACtgtaaacaatatggaaatgcttTTACAGAGATAGAATCTCTTGCTAAGCATCAGAACATCCACATTGTAGAGAAACCTTATATATTTAATGActctggaaaggcttttacagtgAGTGGtgatcttgctgtacatcagagcttccacactggagagaaattttatgaatgtaaacaatgtggaaagactttcacaaaGAGGAACaatcttactgtacatcagagaatccatactggagagaaaccttatgaatgtgaacactgtggaaaggcttttacagtgAGGGCcaatcttgctgcacatcagagaatccacactggagagaaaccttatgcatgtaaacactgtggaaaggctttcacaaagAGGGCCAGTCTTgatgtacatcagagaatccatactggagagaaaccttatgaatgtaaacaatgtggaaaggctttcacagagaggGGCAATCTTGCTgtacaccagagaattcacactggagagaaaccttatgcatgtaaacactgtggaaaggctttcagaaagAGCGCCagtcttgctgaacatcagagaatccatactggagagaaaccttatgaatgtaaacaatgtggaaaggctttcaaagaGCGGGgtcatcttgctgtacatcagaggattcacactggagagaaaccttatgaatgtaaacaatgtggaaaggctttcacacagaggagcCATCTTACTgtccatcagagaatccacactggagagaaaccttataaatgtaaacactgtggaaaggctttttctCAGAGGGGctctcttgctgcacatcagagcattcacactggagagaaaccttatgaatgtaaacagtgtggaaaggctttcacaaagAGGAACaatcttactgtacatcagagaatccacactggagagaaaccttataaatgtaaacactgtggaaaggcttttacagtgAGGGccaatcttgctgtacatcagagaatccacacaggtgagaaaccttatgagtgtaaacaatgtggaaagactttcagaaaGAGACACaatcttactgtacatcagagaatccatactggagagaaatgtTATgcatgtaaacactgtggaaaggctttcacaaagAGGgccagtcttgctgtacatcacaGAATCCATACTAgagagaaacctcatgaatgtaaacaatgtggaaaggctttcaaagaGAGGGgtcatcttgctgtacatcagagaattcacactggagagaaaccttatgaatgtaaacactgtggaaaggctttcatgtGGTGGGGATTTCTttctgcacatcagagaatccacactggagagaaatcctgtgaatgtaaacaatgtggaaaagctttttCACAGAGGGGCCatcttgctacacatcagagTATCCACACTgtagagaaaccttatgaatttGAACACTGTGGAAAAGTTTTTACTGCGAGTGGCGATCTTggtgtacatcagagaatccacactggagagaaaccttatgaatgtaaacaatgtggaaagagtTTCACAAAGAGGAACAATCttactgcacatcagagaattcatactggagagaaaccttatcaatgtcaacactgtggaaaggcttttacatttAGGGCCAATCTTGCTGaacatgagagaatccacactggagagaaaccttatgaatgtaaacaatgtggaaagtcTTTTCTGCGTTGGGGCTTTCTTtctcaacatcagagaatccacactggagagaaaccctatgaatgtaaacagtgtggaaaggctttttcaCAGAGGGGCCATCTTGCTGCCCATCAGAGTatacacactggagagaaaccttataaatgtaaacaatgtggaaaatcTTTCACAAAGAGGGACTATCTTGTTGTACATCAGACAGTCCACACTGGAGATGAACCTTATTCTATGGGataa